In one window of Duganella dendranthematis DNA:
- the recC gene encoding exodeoxyribonuclease V subunit gamma, with product MHSGITPGLLILHGNQMEQLRAAVFQWLRNHPLGALESEIFLVQSNGVAEWLKIALAEEIGICAASRVALPARFLWDAYRGMLGRDRVPPISAFDKGPLTWRLMRLLPTLLADPVFAPLRHFLSDGEAERRLQLAERLADLFDQYQVYRADWLDDWAAGRDQLRSARGDVTPLPEDQRWQGQLWRAVIADVEPHERDLGRATVHTEFVRASAAGEEPLGRLPRRVVIFGVSALPFQTLQALASIARYTQVLLAVPNPCQYYWGDIIEGRDLLRSAHRRQQLRNGQDLGQIPLEELHAHSHPLLASWGRQGRDFVRMLDEFDEAAQASAAENDDVAPMRVDLFSDGDGDTLLTQVQAAVREMLPLSEHPHVPPAEDDRSIEFHVTHSVQREVEVLHDQLLQMFADAEYSGRPLRPRDVVVMVPDIDTFSAAIHAVFAQHRRSDARYIPFEIGDVNDRSVNPLLVALEWLLRLPQQRCRQSEVRDLLDVPALAGRFGLHDDDLPTLGRWIEGSGVRWGLDQQHRNGLGLGPAGEQNAWIFGVRRMLLGYASGAGDSFAGIEPYGEIGGLDAALAGSLAQLVEALLHWRAVLAQSRSPVEWGVQARALLATFFNTKEETDRLTLAQLDDALKKWLDTCEGASYDESVPLAVLREAWLGLMDEPTLNHQFVSGGVTFCTLMPMRAVPFRVVCLLGMNDGDFPRRAPKADFDLLAQPGMARPGDRSRRDDDRYLMLEAVLAARDKLYISWVGRNVRDNSEQPPSVLVSQLRDYLINGWDMSKEDMHARTTEHALQPFSRRYFEAGGLLTYAREWREAHGEEIAEDEATELPPFDIDDKFRLKLGSLHNFLRQPVRFFFRQRLGVMFGEAALVGEDEEPFSLNALERYLLEDTLLDDAETPEEIDQVYDKLTQRAERLAREGVLPIGLIGQQYQHQLVQALVPVRCAWLTLRQHYELAAPKVALNLVLAGVPLDDWIDQLRSNGSETVWLAQMSSRVADKQGKPRGDKLIAMWLRQLAISAAGMQVTGHLVARDAIVTMQPLDPEQAMEALRELVCLWRDGMNRPLPTACKTALALVQEGDPRAVYDGGFDIGGENEDLCLKRMWPDFSALSAEPDFDDVSRALYGPLADWMEQCITIEKIEGEDAA from the coding sequence ATGCACTCTGGCATCACCCCCGGCCTGCTGATTTTGCACGGCAATCAGATGGAACAGTTGCGCGCCGCCGTCTTCCAATGGCTGCGTAACCACCCGCTCGGGGCGCTGGAGTCGGAAATCTTCCTGGTGCAGTCCAACGGCGTGGCCGAATGGCTGAAGATCGCGCTGGCCGAGGAAATCGGCATCTGCGCCGCCTCGCGCGTGGCGCTGCCGGCGCGCTTCCTGTGGGACGCTTACCGGGGCATGTTGGGGCGCGACCGCGTGCCGCCCATCTCCGCTTTCGACAAAGGTCCGTTGACGTGGCGCTTGATGCGTCTCCTGCCTACGCTGCTGGCCGATCCTGTATTCGCGCCGCTGCGCCACTTCCTGTCCGATGGCGAAGCCGAACGCCGGCTGCAACTGGCCGAACGGCTGGCCGACTTGTTCGACCAATACCAGGTCTATCGCGCCGATTGGCTGGATGACTGGGCCGCAGGCCGTGACCAGCTGCGCAGCGCGCGCGGCGATGTCACGCCGCTGCCGGAAGACCAGCGCTGGCAAGGCCAGTTGTGGCGCGCCGTGATCGCCGACGTCGAGCCGCATGAGCGCGACCTTGGCCGCGCCACCGTCCACACCGAATTCGTGCGCGCCAGCGCCGCTGGTGAAGAACCGCTGGGCCGACTGCCGCGCCGCGTGGTGATCTTTGGCGTCTCGGCGCTGCCGTTCCAGACCTTGCAGGCGCTGGCCTCCATCGCCCGCTACACGCAGGTGCTGCTGGCCGTGCCCAATCCATGCCAGTACTACTGGGGCGACATCATCGAAGGCCGCGATCTGCTGCGCAGCGCGCACCGCCGCCAGCAACTGCGTAATGGGCAGGACCTGGGCCAGATTCCGCTGGAAGAACTGCATGCGCACAGCCATCCGCTGCTGGCCAGCTGGGGACGCCAAGGCCGCGACTTCGTGCGTATGCTGGACGAATTTGACGAAGCCGCGCAAGCCAGTGCGGCAGAAAACGACGATGTGGCGCCAATGCGGGTCGACCTGTTTAGCGACGGCGACGGCGACACCTTGCTGACGCAGGTGCAGGCCGCCGTGCGCGAGATGTTGCCGCTGTCCGAGCATCCCCACGTTCCGCCGGCGGAGGACGACCGCTCGATCGAATTCCATGTCACCCACAGCGTGCAGCGTGAAGTGGAAGTGCTGCACGACCAGTTGTTGCAGATGTTCGCCGACGCGGAATATAGCGGCCGGCCGCTGCGTCCGCGTGATGTGGTGGTCATGGTGCCGGATATCGACACCTTCTCGGCCGCCATCCACGCCGTCTTCGCCCAGCACCGCCGCAGCGATGCGCGCTACATCCCGTTCGAGATCGGCGATGTCAATGACCGCAGTGTCAATCCACTGCTGGTGGCGCTGGAGTGGCTGCTGCGATTGCCGCAGCAGCGCTGCCGCCAGAGCGAAGTGCGCGACCTGCTGGACGTGCCGGCGCTGGCCGGACGTTTCGGCCTGCACGACGATGACCTGCCGACACTGGGCCGCTGGATCGAAGGCTCGGGCGTCCGTTGGGGCCTGGATCAGCAGCACCGCAATGGTTTGGGACTCGGTCCTGCCGGAGAGCAGAATGCCTGGATCTTCGGCGTTCGCCGCATGCTGCTGGGCTACGCCAGCGGCGCCGGAGATAGCTTTGCCGGTATCGAGCCATATGGCGAAATCGGCGGCCTGGATGCTGCGCTGGCCGGATCGCTGGCGCAGCTGGTGGAAGCGCTGCTGCACTGGCGCGCCGTGTTGGCCCAATCGCGTTCGCCGGTCGAGTGGGGCGTGCAGGCGCGCGCGCTGCTGGCCACCTTCTTCAACACCAAGGAAGAAACCGACCGCCTGACGCTGGCGCAGCTGGACGACGCCCTGAAAAAATGGCTGGACACCTGCGAAGGCGCGTCCTACGACGAATCCGTGCCGCTGGCCGTGCTGCGCGAAGCCTGGCTCGGACTGATGGACGAGCCGACGTTGAATCACCAATTCGTCTCCGGCGGCGTGACCTTTTGCACGCTGATGCCGATGCGCGCCGTGCCGTTCCGCGTGGTCTGCCTGCTCGGCATGAACGATGGCGACTTCCCGCGCCGCGCACCCAAGGCCGACTTCGACCTGCTGGCGCAACCGGGCATGGCGCGGCCCGGTGACCGCTCGCGCCGCGACGACGACCGCTACCTGATGCTGGAAGCGGTGCTGGCCGCGCGCGACAAGCTGTATATCAGCTGGGTGGGGCGCAATGTGCGAGACAACAGCGAACAGCCGCCGTCGGTGCTGGTGTCGCAGCTGCGCGATTACCTGATTAACGGCTGGGACATGAGTAAAGAGGATATGCACGCGCGCACCACGGAGCACGCCTTGCAGCCGTTCAGCCGCCGCTACTTTGAAGCCGGCGGCCTGTTGACCTACGCGCGCGAGTGGCGCGAGGCGCATGGCGAGGAAATCGCGGAAGACGAGGCGACCGAACTGCCGCCGTTCGATATCGACGACAAATTCCGCCTCAAACTGGGCAGCCTGCACAACTTCCTGCGCCAGCCGGTGCGCTTCTTCTTCCGCCAGCGCCTGGGCGTGATGTTCGGCGAAGCGGCGTTGGTTGGCGAGGATGAAGAACCGTTTTCGCTCAACGCGCTGGAACGCTATCTGCTCGAAGACACCTTGCTCGACGACGCCGAAACGCCGGAAGAAATCGACCAGGTCTACGACAAGCTGACGCAGCGCGCCGAACGGCTGGCGCGCGAAGGCGTGCTGCCGATTGGCCTGATCGGCCAGCAGTATCAGCATCAACTGGTGCAGGCGCTGGTGCCGGTGCGCTGCGCGTGGCTCACGCTGCGCCAGCATTACGAACTCGCCGCGCCGAAGGTGGCGCTAAATCTGGTGCTGGCCGGCGTGCCGCTGGACGACTGGATCGACCAACTGCGCAGCAACGGCAGCGAAACCGTGTGGCTGGCGCAGATGTCGTCGCGCGTGGCCGACAAGCAGGGCAAACCGCGCGGCGACAAGCTGATTGCCATGTGGCTGCGCCAGCTGGCGATATCTGCGGCCGGCATGCAGGTCACCGGCCACCTGGTGGCGCGCGACGCTATCGTCACCATGCAGCCGCTGGATCCCGAGCAGGCGATGGAAGCCTTGCGGGAACTGGTCTGCCTGTGGCGGGACGGCATGAACCGTCCGCTGCCCACCGCCTGCAAGACGGCGCTGGCGCTGGTGCAGGAGGGCGATCCGCGCGCAGTGTACGACGGCGGCTTCGACATCGGCGGCGAAAACGAAGACTTGTGCCTCAAGCGCATGTGGCCCGACTTCAGCGCCTTGAGCGCCGAGCCGGATTTCGACGATGTCTCGCGCGCGCTGTATGGCCCGCTGGCCGACTGGATGGAACAATGCATCACCATAGAAAAGATTGAAGGCGAGGACGCAGCATGA
- the recB gene encoding exodeoxyribonuclease V subunit beta, giving the protein MSNIANQLAPLTFPLHGSRLIEASAGTGKTWTIAALYVRLVLGHGGDHAFPRPLLPADILVMTFTRAATRELSNRVRERLVEAAAYFREPAPRQRPDEYLEQILESYPDHGAQQQAAHRLQLAAETMDEAAIFTIDAWCQRMLREHAFDSGSLFDEELVSDEQALFEDAAHDYWRQQVYPLNEVSLEALLSCWGDVGALKKSIRELVKRADIIGDAAGRGESLGVLIATVQRAQQAQLAQLKAGWYERADRMEQWIASHRAVDPKCFNGNKMRPDSLVTWFNGLREWAQNPASVKPDILDTAWNRLTPEGLEDAFAKNFSTAIPDDFDATQPLKIALAEIEPLSHALYRHAAAAVADRMAELKKRSRQFGFADMLDRLNAALQGENGAALRKRITDQYPVAMVDEFQDTAPNQYQIFNELYRVADNDPQTGLFLIGDPKQSIYGFRGADIHSYLSARLATTGRHYQLMTNFRSTKPVVDAVNHLFLHAEGRTKEEGFARGAFRFRDPVTRDNPLPFDAVGAKGRKERLVDADGDVPALVIACSATQDLKAERYREFFASHCAEDIVAKLNDVRAEFFGGDDGPQRLKPADIAVLVRDRKEAGAIRRSLQRRGVPSVYLSDKDSVTDSEEAADVLRWLSAVANPLDGALARAAFATRTAGLPLAELARLSSDELAWEERVEQLKALHIIWQRQGVLAMLRRFIHELQLPAALLQQVGGERRLTNLLHLAELLQSASRQLDGEQALIRWLAEQIEGGEGAGDERVLRLESDAELVKVVTVHKSKGLEYPLVYLPFAVTARKVERRNRSFFEFSDDDGIRRIDMALTETALELVERARLQEDLRLMYVALTRARHFLWLGVTALSARKAGDNTLHDSALGYLLTGGAPLPSDLMMERWEHACKGCDDISIATLAMDDKQITRLTRVEHRQPLLEPQQYGGHFERDWSVGSFSSLARRTGPTGTISADGPVPRDALQEKLLEDGDQPAMTQSTRVEDTPWHRFPRGSVPGNFLHEQLEWMGQEGFAVVEQETFEARLTRRVERAGWGNRLEDTLAWLREIAVTPLPHLDAPLSAIVAPLPEMEFWFPSERLATGALDRLCATHLLGGAVRPALPERELHGMLKGFCDLVFEHQGRYWILDYKSNALGGNDASYHEPALINAMADHRYDIQGAIYMLALHRLLQSRLGDAYDPAEQLGGAIFMFLRGIGNAQTRGCYWIAPDAELLDGLDNLLGASHE; this is encoded by the coding sequence ATGAGTAACATCGCCAACCAGCTCGCGCCGCTGACTTTCCCGCTGCACGGTTCGCGCCTTATCGAGGCCAGCGCCGGCACCGGCAAGACCTGGACCATCGCCGCGCTGTACGTGCGGCTGGTGCTGGGCCACGGCGGCGACCACGCCTTCCCGCGCCCGCTACTGCCGGCCGATATCCTGGTGATGACCTTCACCCGCGCCGCCACGCGCGAACTGTCCAACCGCGTGCGCGAACGGCTGGTGGAGGCGGCGGCGTATTTCCGCGAACCGGCGCCACGCCAAAGGCCGGACGAGTACCTGGAGCAGATTCTCGAATCCTATCCCGACCACGGCGCGCAGCAGCAGGCCGCGCACCGCCTGCAACTGGCGGCGGAAACGATGGACGAAGCGGCCATCTTCACCATCGACGCCTGGTGCCAGCGCATGCTGCGCGAACATGCGTTCGACAGCGGGAGCCTGTTTGACGAAGAACTGGTCAGCGACGAGCAGGCGCTGTTCGAGGATGCGGCGCATGATTACTGGCGCCAGCAGGTCTATCCGCTCAACGAAGTCTCCCTGGAGGCGCTGCTGTCCTGCTGGGGCGACGTTGGCGCGTTGAAGAAATCGATCCGTGAACTGGTCAAGCGCGCCGACATCATTGGCGATGCGGCTGGCCGTGGTGAATCGCTGGGCGTGTTGATCGCCACCGTGCAGCGCGCGCAGCAGGCGCAACTCGCGCAACTGAAGGCCGGCTGGTACGAGCGCGCCGACCGCATGGAGCAGTGGATCGCATCGCACCGCGCGGTCGATCCCAAGTGCTTCAACGGGAACAAGATGCGGCCGGATTCGCTGGTCACCTGGTTCAACGGCCTGCGCGAGTGGGCGCAGAATCCGGCCAGCGTCAAGCCGGATATTTTGGACACGGCCTGGAACCGCCTCACGCCGGAAGGGCTGGAAGATGCTTTCGCCAAGAACTTCAGCACCGCGATCCCGGACGATTTCGACGCCACGCAGCCGCTGAAAATCGCGCTGGCCGAGATCGAGCCGCTGTCGCATGCGCTGTATCGCCACGCGGCGGCGGCGGTGGCCGACCGCATGGCGGAGCTGAAAAAACGCAGCCGCCAGTTCGGCTTTGCCGACATGCTGGACCGCCTGAACGCAGCGCTGCAAGGCGAAAATGGCGCCGCGCTGCGCAAGCGCATCACCGACCAGTATCCGGTGGCGATGGTTGATGAATTTCAGGATACGGCGCCGAATCAGTACCAGATCTTCAACGAACTGTATCGCGTGGCCGACAACGATCCGCAAACGGGCCTCTTCCTGATCGGTGATCCGAAACAGTCGATTTACGGCTTCCGCGGCGCCGATATCCACAGCTACCTGTCGGCGCGGCTGGCCACCACTGGGCGGCACTACCAGCTGATGACCAACTTCCGCTCGACCAAGCCGGTGGTGGATGCGGTCAACCATCTGTTCCTGCATGCCGAAGGCCGCACAAAAGAAGAGGGCTTCGCGCGCGGCGCGTTCCGCTTCCGCGACCCGGTCACGCGCGATAATCCGCTGCCGTTCGACGCGGTAGGCGCCAAGGGCCGCAAGGAGCGCCTGGTGGATGCGGACGGCGACGTGCCCGCGCTGGTGATCGCGTGCAGCGCCACACAGGATCTCAAGGCCGAGCGTTACCGCGAATTCTTCGCCAGCCACTGCGCGGAAGATATCGTCGCCAAGCTGAATGATGTGCGCGCGGAATTCTTCGGTGGTGACGACGGCCCGCAACGCCTCAAGCCCGCCGACATCGCGGTGCTGGTGCGCGACCGCAAGGAGGCCGGCGCCATCCGCCGCTCATTGCAGCGGCGCGGCGTGCCGAGCGTCTACCTGTCGGACAAGGATTCGGTGACCGACAGCGAGGAAGCAGCCGACGTGCTGCGCTGGCTGTCGGCGGTCGCCAATCCGCTCGACGGCGCGCTGGCGCGGGCCGCTTTCGCCACGCGTACCGCCGGTCTGCCGCTGGCTGAGCTGGCGCGTTTGTCCTCGGACGAACTGGCGTGGGAGGAGCGCGTCGAACAACTGAAGGCGCTGCACATCATCTGGCAGCGGCAGGGCGTGCTGGCCATGCTGCGCCGCTTCATCCACGAACTGCAACTGCCGGCCGCCTTGCTGCAACAGGTGGGCGGGGAGCGTCGCCTGACTAATCTGCTGCACCTGGCGGAACTGCTGCAATCGGCCAGCCGCCAGCTGGATGGCGAGCAGGCACTGATCCGCTGGCTGGCGGAGCAGATCGAAGGCGGCGAAGGCGCCGGCGACGAGCGCGTGCTGCGTCTGGAGAGCGATGCGGAACTGGTCAAGGTGGTCACGGTGCACAAGTCGAAAGGCCTGGAATATCCGCTGGTGTACCTGCCATTTGCCGTCACCGCGCGCAAGGTCGAGCGCCGCAACCGCAGTTTCTTCGAATTCAGCGACGACGACGGTATCCGCCGCATCGACATGGCGCTGACCGAGACCGCGCTGGAACTGGTGGAACGCGCGCGCTTGCAGGAAGACCTGCGGCTGATGTACGTGGCGCTGACGCGCGCGCGCCACTTCCTGTGGCTGGGCGTGACCGCGCTGTCGGCGCGCAAGGCCGGCGACAACACGCTGCACGATTCCGCGCTGGGCTACCTGCTGACCGGTGGCGCGCCGCTGCCGTCCGACCTGATGATGGAGCGCTGGGAGCATGCCTGCAAGGGCTGCGACGATATCAGCATCGCCACGCTGGCGATGGACGACAAACAGATTACCCGCCTGACCCGCGTCGAGCATCGCCAGCCCTTGCTGGAACCGCAGCAGTACGGCGGCCATTTCGAGCGCGATTGGTCGGTGGGCAGTTTCAGTTCGCTGGCGCGGCGCACAGGCCCGACCGGCACCATTAGCGCCGACGGTCCGGTGCCGCGCGACGCCTTGCAGGAAAAGCTGCTGGAAGACGGCGACCAGCCGGCCATGACGCAGTCCACGCGGGTGGAAGACACGCCATGGCATCGCTTCCCGCGCGGCTCCGTGCCCGGTAACTTCCTGCACGAGCAGCTGGAGTGGATGGGGCAGGAGGGCTTTGCCGTCGTCGAACAGGAGACGTTTGAAGCGCGCCTGACGCGCCGGGTGGAGCGCGCCGGCTGGGGCAACCGACTGGAGGACACGCTGGCCTGGCTGCGCGAAATCGCCGTCACGCCGCTGCCGCATCTGGATGCGCCGCTCAGCGCCATCGTCGCGCCGCTGCCGGAGATGGAGTTCTGGTTCCCGAGCGAGCGTCTGGCCACCGGTGCGCTGGACCGCCTATGCGCCACGCATCTGCTGGGCGGCGCAGTGCGGCCGGCGCTGCCGGAGCGCGAGCTGCATGGCATGCTGAAAGGCTTCTGCGACCTGGTGTTCGAGCACCAAGGCCGTTACTGGATCCTCGATTACAAATCCAATGCGCTGGGCGGCAACGACGCCAGCTACCACGAGCCGGCGCTGATCAACGCCATGGCCGATCACCGTTACGACATTCAGGGTGCGATCTACATGCTGGCGCTGCACCGGCTGCTGCAAAGCCGCCTGGGTGACGCATACGATCCCGCCGAGCAGCTGGGCGGCGCGATCTTCATGTTCTTGCGCGGCATAGGCAATGCGCAGACGCGCGGCTGTTACTGGATCGCGCCGGACGCCGAATTGTTGGACGGGCTGGATAATCTGCTGGGTGCAAGTCATGAATGA